In a single window of the Arachis hypogaea cultivar Tifrunner chromosome 6, arahy.Tifrunner.gnm2.J5K5, whole genome shotgun sequence genome:
- the LOC112695550 gene encoding dormancy-associated protein homolog 3 isoform X1, translating to MGLLDQLWDDTVAGPRPESGLGKLRKHHTFTFRSSSGKESEIGSMRSYGDESSEETMRVTRSIMIAKPPGYQSGSPPISPAGSTPPVSPFSGEGLESRFGFEENRHQMRTRREARTDQALLLLSMCEK from the exons ATGGGCCTTCTCGACCAGTTGTGGGATGACACCGTCGCCGGCCCTCGGCCGGAGAGCGGTCTCGGCAAGCTCCGAAAGCACCACACCTTCACTTTCCGTTCAAGCTCCGGCAAGG AATCAGAGATTGGGAGCATGAGATCGTACGGCGACGAATCGTCGGAGGAGACGATGAGAGTAACTCGTAGTATCATGATCGCGAAACCGCCGGGGTACCAGAGTGGATCACCGCCGATTTCTCCCGCGGGTTCTACTCCTCCGGTGTCTCCGTTTTCCGGTGAG GGTCTAGAGAGTCGTTTCGGTTTCGAAGAAAATCGGCATCAGATGCGTACGAGAAGAGAGGCCAGAACAGATCAAGCACTTCTACTCCTTTCGATGTGTGAGAAATAA
- the LOC112695553 gene encoding bidirectional sugar transporter SWEET17 encodes MDINMLEPSKFLHLTIPSNRINTYITFYLNFIVSFIHISSSFMTTLIFAVGIIGTVLSLLVFASPITTFREVVKKKSTENYKVAPYIATFLCTSLWSFYGGLKPGGFLVAAVNGAGALFHCVYILLFLLYSPQHTKVKTAQYVGVVDVGFLAAVISVTVLGLDGTIQLTVLGMLCSGLTVVMYASPLLALKTVIKTKSVEYMPFLLSLFMFLNAGAWALYSLLVRDFYIGIPNFVGLILGLAQITVYLRYKEKVRAASEKGNMVSAMEMGAYGYECEEKPSKTNTNGYDGGAIKVAEKTLKKANSLPKPTLNREQTIERVLQKALSFGEYNDDHHHDDVYSIIQLINFRPRTVA; translated from the exons ATGGATATAAATATGCTGGAGCCTTCAAAGTTTTTGCATCTTACCATACCATCAAATAGGATTAACACATACATAACtttttatctaaattttattGTTTCATTCATACACATCTCTTCTTCCTTCATGACCACCTTAATCTTTGCTGTTGGAATTATTG GAACTGTGTTATCCCTTCTGGTTTTTGCCTCTCCCAT AACGACGTTTCGTGAAGTGGTGAAGAAAAAATCTACAGAGAATTACAAAGTAGCTCCATATATAGCAACGTTCCTGTGTACAAGTTTATGGAGTTTCTATGGAGGTCTAAAGCCCGGTGGTTTTCTTGTGGCAGCGGTCAATGGTGCCGGTGCCCTCTTTCATTGCGTCTACATACTTCTCTTCCTCCTATATTCGCCTCAACATACCAAG GTAAAAACGGCGCAATATGTGGGTGTAGTGGACGTGGGTTTTCTGGCGGCAGTAATTTCAGTAACTGTTTTGGGTCTCGATGGAACCATCCAACTAACAGTTCTAGGAATGTTATGTTCTGGTTTAACTGTAGTCATGTATGCTTCCCCGCTATTAGCCTTG AAAACGGTGATCAAGACAAAAAGCGTGGAATACATGCCGTTTCTGCTCTCACTTTTCATGTTTCTAAATGCTGGCGCGTGGGCACTCTACTCTCTCCTCGTCAGAGATTTCTATATTGGA ATACCGAATTTTGTTGGGCTGATATTGGGCTTAGCCCAGATCACAGTTTACTTAAGGTACAAAGAAAAAGTGAGAGCGGCTTCAGAAAAGGGGAACATGGTGAGTGCGATGGAAATGGGAGCATACGGTTACGAGTGCGAAGAAAAACCAAGCAAGACGAATACGAATGGTTATGATGGTGGAGCTATAAAAGTGGCAGAGAAAACTCTTAAAAAGGCGAATAGTCTCCCAAAGCCAACACTGAACCGCGAACAAACCATTGAAAGGGTCCTCCAAAAAGCACTTTCTTTTGGGGAATACAATGATGATCATCATCACGACGATGTTTACTCCATTATTCAACTTATAAACTTCAGACCTCGTACTGTTGCTTAA
- the LOC112695551 gene encoding serine/threonine-protein phosphatase PP1 yields the protein MMMTIEGMMEKGVLDDVIRRLLEGKGGKQVQLSESEIRQLCVNARQIFLSQPILLDLQAPIRIGGDIHGQYQDLLRLFEYGGYPPTANYLFLGDYVDRGKQSLETICLLLAYKIRYPDKVHLLRGNHEDAKINRIYGFYDECKRRFNVRLWKIFTDCFNCLPVAALIDGKILCMHGGLSPELQTLDQIREISRPTEIPDSGLLCDLLWSDPDPSLDGWADSDRGISCTFGPNAVTEFLDKNDLDLVCRGHQVVEDGYEFFAKRRLVTIFSAPNYGGEFDNAGALLSVDESLVCSFEILKPVDKGSSSKVTLKKPPKLGKV from the exons ATGATGATGACAATAGAGGGAATGATGGAGAAGGGGGTTCTCGATGACGTCATTAGGAGGCTGCTTGAAGGCAAGGGAGGCAAGCAAGTTCAGCTCTCGGAGTCTGAGATCCGTCAGCTTTGCGTCAACGCCAGACAAATCTTCCTCTCTCAGCCCATCCTCCTCGACCTCCAGGCTCCCATCCGCATCGGCG GTGACATACACGGCCAGTACCAAGACTTGCTGAGGCTTTTCGAATACGGCGGTTATCCTCCCACCGCCAACTACCTCTTCTTGGGGGATTATGTAGACAGAGGCAAGCAGAGCTTGGAAACCATATGCCTGCTTTTGGCCTACAAGATAAGATATCCTGACAAGGTTCACCTGCTCAGAGGAAACCATGAAGACGCCAAAATAAACCGGATATACGGTTTCTACGATGAGTGTAAAAGGCGGTTCAATGTTAGGCTGTGGAAGATATTTACAGATTGCTTTAACTGTTTGCCGGTTGCTGCACTCATTGATGGAAAAATTCTCTGTATGCATGGAGGACTCTCTCCTGAATTGCAAACTTTGGATCAGATAAGGGAGATTTCAAGGCCTACTGAGATTCCAGATAGCGGTCTACTCTGCGATCTGCTCTGGTCCGATCCCGATCCCAGCCTCGACGGTTGGGCAGACAGCGACCGAGGCATTTCCTGCACTTTTGGTCCTAATGCAGTTACCGAGTTTTTGGACAAAAATGATCTTGATCTCGTTTGCAGAGGTCATCAG GTTGTGGAGGATGGATATGAATTTTTCGCTAAACGGCGATTAGTTACCATATTCTCTGCTCCAAATTATGGTGGCGAGTTTGACAATGCTGGTGCATTGTTGAGCGTTGATGAATCTCTTGTTTGTTCCTTTGAGATATTGAAACCGGTGGATAAAGGATCCTCATCAAAGGTCACTCTTAAAAAG CCCCCTAAACTTGGCAAGGTATAG
- the LOC112695550 gene encoding dormancy-associated protein homolog 3 isoform X2 → MGLLDQLWDDTVAGPRPESGLGKLRKHHTFTFRSSSGKESEIGSMRSYGDESSEETMRVTRSIMIAKPPGYQSGSPPISPAGSTPPVSPFSGSRESFRFRRKSASDAYEKRGQNRSSTSTPFDV, encoded by the exons ATGGGCCTTCTCGACCAGTTGTGGGATGACACCGTCGCCGGCCCTCGGCCGGAGAGCGGTCTCGGCAAGCTCCGAAAGCACCACACCTTCACTTTCCGTTCAAGCTCCGGCAAGG AATCAGAGATTGGGAGCATGAGATCGTACGGCGACGAATCGTCGGAGGAGACGATGAGAGTAACTCGTAGTATCATGATCGCGAAACCGCCGGGGTACCAGAGTGGATCACCGCCGATTTCTCCCGCGGGTTCTACTCCTCCGGTGTCTCCGTTTTCCG GGTCTAGAGAGTCGTTTCGGTTTCGAAGAAAATCGGCATCAGATGCGTACGAGAAGAGAGGCCAGAACAGATCAAGCACTTCTACTCCTTTCGATGTGTGA